One Mercurialis annua linkage group LG3, ddMerAnnu1.2, whole genome shotgun sequence DNA window includes the following coding sequences:
- the LOC126674758 gene encoding uncharacterized protein LOC126674758, with translation MADSEKLTALKKAYADIILNTAKEAAARIMASERKAQRYQRELFAAKDEALRMLIRLKQMMDSKVNETEMTALSQQRRIEELEAQLGEAEDIVKDLRSDLRELQDELENAKNSQIQPLDKQNSEDENTVIPALEENRIGTSTDVISSLPTPQCDQVILLETTKSTSNGTCDGSKCYSASDCREDNCVVCNPDFASIVMRTKEPELYRNGCTQRIRALERSLLGGNLSVSGQVDGVKNQLFIIADEEDKDICKQLNGKVDTICNVEKIPNTVKGETVSKKRRKYVSLSGDQMFITEEEEEDDDDEHKGANLAVEADNSCDARDSYAVEDNGGGTPRSVRQKRAARYNRHRGYESHVHDALHKNYQTGKASTIIDSISLEDPQPLMVPISPSNTTENNIQSGSLEVNESEAETGRTCLVQTRTSNDRLPIDEVELAECDAESAECSEFSASRADLHVASASPSNSDLKEPDSADAVSANPQPLYKYTFQRKRKKESLGSPDGGTSLDNQTLKRDMGDKQCGILDKSGLMAESSRDGRRLAQVARQLISMSGKQWQ, from the exons ATGGCCGATTCCGAG AAATTAACGGCGTTAAAGAAGGCGTACGCCGATATAATACTGAACACGGCGAAAGAAGCGGCGGCGAGGATAATGGCGTCGGAGAGGAAAGCGCAGCGGTATCAACGGGAACTATTCGCGGCGAAAGATGAGGCGTTGCGTATGCTTATTAGACTCAAACAGATGATGGATTctaag GTTAATGAAACAGAAATGACAGCCTTGAGTCAACAAAGAAGGATTGAAGAGCTAGAAGCACAACTCGGGGAAGCTGAGGATATAGTAAAAGACCTTAGATCAGATTTAAGAGAATTGCAGGATGAATTAGAGAATGCGAAAAACAGTCAGATTCAGCCTTTGGATAAACAAAATTCAGAGGATGAAAATACGGTTATACCTGCATTGGAGGAAAATAGAATTGGTACTTCTACGGATGTAATATCTTCTCTGCCTACGCCACAATGTGATCAAGTTATACTTCTCGAGACAACGAAGTCCACTTCAAATGGGACATGTGATGGCAGCAAGTGCTACAGTGCAAGTGATTGCCGAGAAGACAATTGTGTTGTTTGCAATCCTGATTTTGCCTCCATAGTGATGAGAACCAAAGAGCCTGAGCTGTATAGGAATGGATGCACTCAAAGAATTCGTGCTTTGGAAAGGAGTCTATTAGGCGGAAATCTGTCTGTTTCTGGGCAAGTCGATGGTGTAAAAAATCAGTTATTTATAATAGCAGATGAAGAAGATAAGGATATATGTAAACAACTCAACGGCAAGGTAGATACTATTTGTAATGTGGAGAAAATTCCTAATACAGTCAAGGGTGAAACTGTAAGTAAAAAGAGGAGAAAGTATGTGTCTCTTTCTGGAGATCAGATGTTTAttacagaagaagaagaagaagatgatgatgatgaacaTAAAGGTGCTAACCTGGCTGTCGAGGCTGACAATAGTTGTGATGCAAGAGATTCATATGCAGTGGAGGATAATGGAGGAGGTACCCCTAGAAGTGTAAGACAAAAAAGAGCTGCTAGATACAATAGACATAGAGGATATGAAAGTCATGTTCATGACGCTTTACATAAGAATTATCAAACTGGAAAAGCTTCTACAATAATTGATAGTATATCTTTGGAGGATCCTCAGCCACTTATGGTACCAATATCACCTTCTAATACTACTGAAAATAATATACAATCAGGATCTTTGGAAGTTAATGAAAGTGAGGCAGAAACTGGCAGAACTTGCTTAGTGCAGACTAGAACAAGCAATGATAGGTTGCCAATAGATGAAGTGGAGCTGGCTGAATGTGATGCTGAATCTGCTGAGTGTTCCGAATTTTCAGCTAGCAGAGCAGATTTGCATGTAGCCAGTGCGTCGCCGTCAAACTCAGATCTAAAAGAACCTGATTCCGCTGATGCAGTTTCTGCTAACCCTCAGCCGTTGTACAAATACACATTCCAAAGGAAGAGGAAGAAGGAATCTCTGGGCAGTCCAGACGGCGGTACATCTCTTGATAATCAGACTTTGAAGAGAGATATGGGGGACAAACAATGTGGTATTTTAGACAAGTCAGGCTTGATGGCTGAATCATCTAGAGACGGTCGAAGGTTGGCACAGGTTGCTCGTCAG CTTATATCTATGTCTGGAAAGCAATGGCAGTAG
- the LOC126673451 gene encoding TORTIFOLIA1-like protein 3 — translation MAQNMKLKVLNLITKLSDRDTYNLAATELETIAKTLDNSTIPLFLNCLLSTDTNDKPLVRRQCLRLISTLSHHHTNSLSPSLPKILSYITRRLRDHDSSIRTQCVTTVSSLASNITKLPFSVSFLKPLIEAVFTEQEVNAQVGSALCLAAAINSAPDPDAGKLGKAVVVKMERVLKSEGYKGKSAGLVVIGSVIGVGGVRGYGGLSGLVKSLVGFLSGDDWAARKAAAEALERLAVVERDDLAEFKSSCLKVFETRKFDKVKAAREAMHQMIEAWKQVPDVSDDVSPPPRSMASSKENASDGRYPVSSKNSCAAGFETPQTKKKPGLGSRATPSDNSPATAFTRRRGSSKNAEKKTGTSLFQKADCRKPLDWKVDVAVSNNSTSSAGFGDNENAPERRSVKPETRRGLFGKNCDEKTLKFSGCKSGSRVVPYNEEPPMSTAVASNATENHHNNHKECEDLSSIRDQLVQIERQQSSLLDLLQRFMGSSQNGMRSLETRVHGLELALDEISYDLAVTSGRMTNSSRTTCCLLPGADFLTSKFWRKTEGRYSTSRISSGATSSLATMRRGADKSDNFEMLNLESRRLRLQLNPLAEIHESQGRC, via the exons ATGGCGCAGAATATGAAGCTGAAGGTGCTAAATCTAATAACAAAACTCTCCGACCGAGACACGTATAATCTCGCCGCGACGGAGCTGGAAACAATCGCTAAAACCCTAGATAACAGTACAATTCCATTGTTTCTCAACTGTTTACTCTCAACCGACACTAATGATAAGCCGTTAGTACGGAGACAGTGTCTCCGTTTAATCTCTACGCTCTCTCACCACCATACGAACTCTCTGTCTCCGTCGTTACCTAAAATATTATCCTATATCACGCGCCGCCTGCGTGACCATGACTCGTCAATCCGGACGCAATGCGTGACGACGGTGTCATCACTGGCGTCCAATATTACGAAACTGCCATTCTCCGTTTCGTTTCTGAAACCGTTGATTGAAGCGGTTTTCACGGAGCAGGAAGTGAACGCGCAGGTCGGATCAGCTTTGTGTTTGGCGGCTGCGATAAACTCGGCGCCGGATCCGGACGCGGGAAAGTTAGGGAAGGCGGTGGTGGTGAAGATGGAGAGGGTGTTGAAGAGCGAGGGGTATAAAGGGAAAAGTGCGGGGTTGGTGGTGATTGGGAGTGTGATTGGGGTCGGTGGAGTGAGAGGTTATGGAGGGTTGAGTGGGTTGGTTAAGAGTTTGGTTGGGTTTTTGAGTGGTGATGATTGGGCTGCTAGAAAAGCTGCTGCTGAAGCTCTTGAGAGATTGGCTGTCGTGGAGAGGGATGATTTGGCTGAGTTTAAATCTTCGTGTTTGAAAGTTTTTGAGACTCGGAAATTTGATAAG GTTAAAGCGGCTAGGGAGGCTATGCATCAGATGATTGAAGCTTGGAAGCAGGTTCCAGATGTTTCGGATGATGTTTCTCCTCCTCCAAGATCTATGGCTTCTTCTAAAG AGAATGCGAGTGATGGGCGATATCCAGTTAGTTCGAAAAATTCTTGTGCTGCTGGTTTTGAAACGCCTCAAACGAAGAAGAAGCCTGGTTTAGGTAGCCGGGCCACTCCTTCAGACAATTCACCAGCCACCGCATTTACGAGGAGGAGAGGTTCTTCGAAAAATGCTGAAAAGAAAACGGGTACCTCATTGTTTCAAAAAGCAGACTGCAGGAAGCCCTTGGATTGGAAGGTTGATGTTGCGGTTTCTAATAATAGTACTTCCTCAGCTGGGTTTGGTGACAATGAGAACGCCCCAGAAAGAAGGTCTGTAAAGCCAGAAACAAGGAGGGGCCTTTTTGGTAAGAACTGTGATGAGAAGACACTGAAATTTAGTGGCTGCAAGTCTGGATCTCGTGTGGTTCCTTATAATGAGGAGCCTCCTATGTCAACTGCTGTAGCCAGTAATGCTACTGAAAATCACCACAACAATCACAAGGAGTGTGAGGATTTGTCTTCAATCCGCGACCAGCTTGTTCAGATTGAAAGACAGCAATCTAGCCTACTAGATCTCCTGCAG AGATTTATGGGGAGCTCACAGAACGGAATGCGTTCTCTGGAGACACGAGTTCATGGTCTAGAGTTGGCGCTTGATGAGATCTCATATGACTTGGCTGTAACAAGCGGAAGAATGACTAACTCCAGTAGAACTACATGTTGTTTGCTGCCCGGTGCAGATTTTTTGACCTCCAAGTTCTGGAGAAAAACAGAAGGCCGCTACTCAACCTCAAGAATCTCCTCTGGTGCCACTTCATCCCTAGCTACCATGCGTCGCGGAGCTGATAAGAGTGACAATTTTGAGATGCTTAACTTGGAAAGCCGTAGATTACGACTTCAGTTGAATCCTTTAGCAGAGATTCATGAATCACAAGGAAGATGTTAG